A window of the Phaseolus vulgaris cultivar G19833 chromosome 5, P. vulgaris v2.0, whole genome shotgun sequence genome harbors these coding sequences:
- the LOC137834855 gene encoding protein EIN6 ENHANCER isoform X1 — MLMKGKMEAEVVDAELVLPNYLSFKRVQMYEKYPKGQARGRHWKHLKQIIQAENYQNYPPDEPNYVNIESPPSMHPCKKVCDITGFEAPYHDPRTNLRYANTEVFRTIRSLSNDHVQRYLALRNAAIVLK, encoded by the exons ATGTTAATGAAGGGAAAAATGGAGGCAGAAGTGGTGGACGCAGAGCTTGTGTTGCCAAACTATCTTAGTTTTAAGAGAGTTCAGATGTACGAGAAATATCCAAAAGGCCAAGCCAGAGGCAGGCACTGGAAACATCTGAAGCAGATAATTCAAGCTGAGAATTACCAGAACTACCCTCCTGATGAACCCAATT ATGTCAATATTGAGTCACCTCCATCTATGCATCCCTGCAAGAAAGTTTGTGATATAACTGGCTTTGAG GCACCTTACCATGATCCTAGAACTAATCTTCGGTACGCAAATACTGAGGTGTTCAGAACCATCAGATCGCTTTCTAATGATCATGTTCAAAGATACCTGGCTCTAAGGAACGCAGCAATCGTTCTTAAGTAG
- the LOC137834855 gene encoding protein EIN6 ENHANCER isoform X2 — protein MEAEVVDAELVLPNYLSFKRVQMYEKYPKGQARGRHWKHLKQIIQAENYQNYPPDEPNYVNIESPPSMHPCKKVCDITGFEAPYHDPRTNLRYANTEVFRTIRSLSNDHVQRYLALRNAAIVLK, from the exons ATGGAGGCAGAAGTGGTGGACGCAGAGCTTGTGTTGCCAAACTATCTTAGTTTTAAGAGAGTTCAGATGTACGAGAAATATCCAAAAGGCCAAGCCAGAGGCAGGCACTGGAAACATCTGAAGCAGATAATTCAAGCTGAGAATTACCAGAACTACCCTCCTGATGAACCCAATT ATGTCAATATTGAGTCACCTCCATCTATGCATCCCTGCAAGAAAGTTTGTGATATAACTGGCTTTGAG GCACCTTACCATGATCCTAGAACTAATCTTCGGTACGCAAATACTGAGGTGTTCAGAACCATCAGATCGCTTTCTAATGATCATGTTCAAAGATACCTGGCTCTAAGGAACGCAGCAATCGTTCTTAAGTAG
- the LOC137834856 gene encoding uncharacterized protein: MSLVDYASSSDDDVPEPTEEEREKKEEPQPPPPPPTRSLTKSGSSSKQQLENKPHSSLPLEEKLPDAALLLDAPTVSSNLMSASDHFSRVAAAQAENASRKRDSNGMASSTVRSKVPRGNLPHSRNVPETSGGILLPPQISGRQNVVTEDISKLFVKKHR, encoded by the exons ATGTCGCTTGTGGATTACGCTTCCTCTTCAGACGACGATGTTCCGGAACCCACTGAAGAAGAACGGGAGAAAAAGGAAGAACCCCAaccacctcctcctcctccgACTCGTTCTCT GACTAAATCTGGATCTTCATCAAAGCAGCAGCTAGAAAATAAACCTCATTCATCTCTTCCTTTAGAGGAGAAACTTCCTGATGCTGCTCTTCTTTTGGATGCACCCACAGTCTCATCAAATCTGATGAGTGCTAGTGATCACTTCTCTCGAGTTGCTGCAGCTCAAGCTGAAAATGCTTCGCGGAAGAGAGACTCAAATGGAATGGCCTCCTCCACTGTTCGTAGTAAAGTTCCCAGAGGAAACTTGCCTCATTCAAGGAATGTTCCAGAAACCTCTGGTGGTATCCTACTTCCACCACAGATCAGTGGAAG GCAAAACGTTGTTACAGAAGACATAAGCAAGCTCTTTGTCAAAAAACACCGCTAA